A region of Massilia sp. WG5 DNA encodes the following proteins:
- a CDS encoding YaiO family outer membrane beta-barrel protein has protein sequence MPIDFQLPSDPPAQVQSASAPSFDDQYAKARALANGGQPELALAAYSALLTRSPGNTDVLLGRGIVYSRLGRWSEAEADLGAAAKASPGYADVWEALGNSYRWAEQPAKALDAYEHLVALRPNDPNALIARARTQRALGRASDARADLEHARALGGDAGEIDGLLADLQPRPPVPSAGTPDVVNAAGYTWAASLSSSWTDVGNGPRWNDQTASVRRYLPTASLGFETLRAHRFGEHDYAWALDAYTGLWRGAYANLRYQHSATGRLFPANSGRVEVWQALGQGWEASLSDDVLGFDSRVNIYGISLAKYSGNFYVQLRHQNIVSQDSHSTGERLLGRWYYAGDADNYLELSANSGRSDDPLSLVGGRARSGGGGFAWVRYFSPQWGGKIGASFSRTASGNGGNERGLNFALYRRW, from the coding sequence ATGCCCATCGATTTCCAGCTTCCCTCCGATCCGCCCGCACAGGTCCAGTCCGCCAGCGCGCCATCCTTCGACGACCAGTACGCCAAAGCGCGCGCGCTCGCCAACGGCGGCCAGCCGGAACTGGCGCTGGCGGCGTATTCGGCGCTGCTGACGCGCTCGCCCGGCAATACCGACGTCCTGCTGGGCCGCGGCATCGTCTATTCGCGCCTTGGACGCTGGAGCGAAGCGGAAGCGGACCTCGGCGCCGCCGCCAAGGCATCGCCGGGCTACGCCGATGTATGGGAAGCGCTCGGCAACAGCTACCGCTGGGCCGAGCAGCCGGCCAAGGCGCTGGACGCCTACGAACACCTGGTGGCGCTGCGCCCGAACGACCCGAATGCGCTGATCGCGCGGGCCCGCACGCAGCGCGCCCTCGGCCGCGCATCCGATGCGCGCGCCGACCTGGAACACGCCCGCGCATTGGGCGGCGATGCCGGCGAGATCGACGGCCTGCTGGCCGATCTGCAGCCGCGTCCCCCGGTTCCGTCGGCCGGCACGCCGGATGTGGTGAACGCCGCCGGCTATACCTGGGCCGCCAGCCTGTCCTCGAGCTGGACCGACGTCGGCAACGGCCCGCGTTGGAACGACCAGACCGCCAGCGTGCGCCGTTACCTGCCGACCGCGTCGCTGGGCTTCGAGACCCTGCGCGCGCACCGCTTCGGCGAACACGACTACGCCTGGGCGCTGGACGCCTATACGGGGCTGTGGCGCGGCGCCTATGCCAACCTGCGCTACCAGCATTCCGCCACCGGCCGCCTGTTCCCGGCGAATTCCGGCCGCGTCGAAGTCTGGCAGGCGCTCGGCCAGGGTTGGGAAGCTTCGCTCAGCGACGACGTGCTGGGCTTCGACTCGCGCGTCAACATCTACGGCATCAGCCTTGCCAAATACAGCGGCAACTTCTATGTGCAGCTGCGCCACCAGAACATCGTCTCGCAGGATTCGCACAGCACGGGCGAGCGCCTGCTGGGACGCTGGTACTACGCCGGCGACGCCGACAACTACCTCGAGCTGAGCGCCAACAGCGGCCGCAGCGACGATCCGCTCAGCCTGGTGGGCGGGCGCGCCCGCTCGGGTGGCGGCGGCTTCGCCTGGGTGCGTTACTTCTCGCCGCAGTGGGGCGGCAAGATCGGCGCCAGCTTCTCGCGCACAGCCTCCGGGAACGGCGGCAACGAGCGTGGCCTGAACTTCGCGCTGTACCGCCGATGGTAG
- a CDS encoding DUF3108 domain-containing protein encodes MKIVVLLSRHRRLLALCGLSAAAHLLVLELVAQRATAPAPAPRSGEALRLRLMPARAPQAAPIETARPADTAAHPATAPAPARAPRPARAAAALPPPPVATPSSAPAQADAAADAGTPLLQMPSRYRVRMPDSVRLSYALTREAPGAQPAPAGAAAIDWRSDGARYTLTVDGAPGRLRSEGGSSDAGIAPRSAAEERDGASLVTDFDTDAGRILFRAGGAGVPDAVGAQDRASVLMQLAGIGLAEPEQISGQVGNEIRIVVAGADSAEIARYQVMGQEDVSTALGTLAAWRLAQVVPAGQERLELWLAPGQGWLPVRLRMVRPDGGSLTQTLTRIEPGAPR; translated from the coding sequence ATGAAGATTGTCGTTCTCCTGTCCCGGCACCGGCGCCTGCTGGCGCTGTGCGGACTGTCCGCCGCTGCCCACCTGCTGGTGCTGGAACTGGTCGCCCAGCGCGCCACCGCGCCGGCGCCCGCACCGCGCAGCGGCGAAGCCCTGCGGCTGCGGCTGATGCCGGCCCGCGCGCCGCAAGCCGCGCCGATCGAGACGGCGCGTCCGGCCGACACGGCGGCCCACCCTGCGACCGCACCGGCGCCCGCACGCGCGCCAAGGCCTGCGCGGGCCGCGGCGGCGCTCCCGCCACCGCCCGTGGCCACGCCCTCTTCCGCGCCGGCGCAGGCCGACGCCGCGGCCGACGCCGGTACGCCGCTTCTCCAGATGCCGAGCCGCTACCGGGTTCGCATGCCGGACAGCGTGCGCCTGTCCTATGCCCTCACCCGCGAGGCGCCCGGCGCGCAGCCGGCGCCGGCGGGCGCCGCCGCGATCGACTGGCGCAGCGATGGCGCTCGCTACACGCTGACGGTGGACGGGGCGCCGGGACGCCTGCGCAGCGAGGGCGGCAGCAGCGACGCCGGGATCGCGCCGCGCAGCGCCGCAGAGGAACGCGACGGCGCCAGCCTGGTCACCGACTTCGACACGGATGCGGGACGGATCCTGTTCCGCGCCGGCGGCGCCGGCGTGCCGGATGCGGTCGGCGCCCAGGACCGCGCCTCGGTGCTGATGCAGCTGGCCGGGATCGGTCTGGCCGAACCGGAGCAGATCAGCGGCCAGGTCGGGAACGAGATCCGGATCGTGGTGGCGGGCGCGGACAGTGCGGAGATCGCGCGCTACCAGGTGATGGGACAGGAAGACGTGTCCACCGCGCTTGGCACGCTCGCGGCCTGGCGCCTGGCGCAGGTCGTGCCGGCCGGCCAGGAACGCCTCGAGCTATGGCTGGCGCCCGGCCAGGGCTGGCTGCCGGTCCGGCTGCGCATGGTGCGTCCGGACGGCGGCAGCCTCACCCAGACGCTGACCCGGATCGAGCCGGGCGCGCCCAGGTAA
- a CDS encoding pilus assembly protein, whose protein sequence is MKKILGPLVLLVLALTAGAAFAGVTSIAQLPLLNISGTGNVKPNLMLLYDNSGSMASAFTPDYIDDSSTCRSRALMSSGTRGCSIGQPPFASADFNRQYYDPKVSYTPPVKADGSSYPSMTRAATTGWTSVTTDGFGVNTRDLLNNSVSSTNLATAFPDLRWCDSNNANCVYNTATYTYPNDARYNAQVVNSNPYYYTINVAEYCTDATLTTCQTTAVGASAPAGYPNAAKVRWCDSTSLTNCQAKYVGSFKYPRFSSPNGGGVAAYGTITINASATSGTVSIASVSVAQPGGSVVITNGPVSVSTGTNSAAKQQAMATALAASINAKTGLSYQYVACVRTSSPSGAAPACGNYGINLGADNVVAVVPVDCAAGVSKSIGACAVVADGSRSGWGLSVSSPSAVAIPATQPTALITVSGKAGRNESLASGTKLGSTTLISTSISFSKNDDGTAIAADIASTIGTNGTVKAYIGGDSVNPVCAGQTANVVCLVDTTATSGGKAVTMGALIKGTGISFSTTATSAPATAVYDNVPTTTTPLGAGAAVFVRTDIVPTVTSYPKAAGRTDCAGATCTYDEEMTNFANWYAYYKTRNQMMKTAVGQAFQPLNSNYNVGIVSLSTAAALGAMTAPRQFTGTDRSNWYDSLYAMNGSQSTPLRQALNAIGKMYANQSPYTTASGKEVVQYPCQQNFTFVTTDGYWNGGAADTVVNNDNTVNTARFCTRGSGCYDPRTQSYNSLADVALYWYNGGSNDALSSLRPSLEDWTKPGLVPAPTGENTRLHMNTYTLGLGVDGIMNYEPKYDTAPVVGGDFYNLITGTATGCPWNNNGAYVWPDPQTGDSSGSAAYQSRVDDLWHAAINGHGKYFSASDPKQVVAGLSSALSNIQVRIGAAAAAATSTPNISQQDNDIFSDTFTTVKWYGELTDKKLDPVTGNVSTSVVWNSSDTVGRKVAAGADTRTIWMLDTSTTRGLKNFTYAAMSAVEKAWFDNKCSALSQCASLSSSDRAIVNSGANIINWLRGQQQYADGTVMRAYARTDHNPTGLDAPIPIVLGDIASSKPAYLREPRKGYSAAGYSDYKTAQAKRAATVFVAANDGMLHAFVAGTGEEMWAYAPRITMKKLYLQASTTYGTNHQFSTDGSPEVADVKIGTDWRTVLVAGLNAGGRGYYALDVTDPANPKALWELCADPAVCSGTSYDGDIGLSFGNPQFGTWKDAAGVEHWVVFLTSGYNNVSGTDGVASGTGKGYLYVVDVGTGVVLDKSSTGEGDATTPSGFAKITAVTANPLTDPKVTYVYGGDNNGKMWRFDYTAGGSPQVLKMADAGTGQPVTSRPEVTLCRVSSTSTDGTATNGGASVVIFGTGRLLDVSDIGNTDVQSVYVLKDSGAGIAATQWRNAQNMSRQVLTKVPGNNSDIYTISGPAIDLGSQAGWYFDLNQNTGERVNLDPKVVFGTLNVVTNLPTSSSACSVGGTSNLYQLDVCTGSQVVIDNDLGEMAGRTLSNNAAAVGFIIVRLPNGTLKLVATTADGGTVSLKLPPSESLDARKAGWRRVRE, encoded by the coding sequence ATGAAAAAGATCCTAGGCCCCCTGGTCCTCCTGGTGCTGGCGCTCACCGCCGGCGCCGCCTTCGCGGGCGTGACCAGCATCGCACAGCTGCCGCTGCTGAACATCAGCGGCACCGGCAACGTCAAGCCGAACCTGATGCTCCTGTACGATAACTCCGGCTCGATGGCGAGCGCCTTCACGCCGGACTACATCGACGACAGCTCCACCTGCCGTTCGCGTGCCCTGATGTCGAGCGGGACCCGCGGCTGCTCGATCGGCCAGCCGCCGTTCGCCAGCGCCGACTTCAACCGCCAGTACTACGACCCGAAGGTCAGCTACACGCCCCCGGTAAAGGCCGACGGCAGCTCTTACCCGTCGATGACGCGCGCCGCGACCACCGGCTGGACCTCGGTCACCACCGACGGCTTCGGCGTCAACACCAGGGACCTGCTGAACAACAGCGTTTCAAGCACGAACCTGGCGACCGCCTTCCCCGACCTGCGCTGGTGCGATTCGAACAACGCCAACTGCGTCTACAACACCGCCACCTACACCTACCCGAACGACGCGCGCTACAACGCGCAGGTGGTCAACTCGAATCCCTACTACTACACCATCAACGTCGCCGAGTACTGCACCGACGCCACCCTGACCACCTGCCAGACCACGGCGGTGGGCGCGTCGGCCCCGGCCGGCTATCCGAATGCGGCCAAGGTGCGCTGGTGCGACAGCACCTCGCTGACCAACTGCCAGGCAAAGTACGTCGGCAGCTTCAAATATCCGCGCTTCTCGAGCCCGAACGGGGGCGGCGTGGCGGCCTACGGCACCATCACCATCAACGCCTCGGCCACCTCGGGCACGGTGAGCATCGCCAGCGTGTCGGTAGCGCAGCCGGGCGGCAGCGTGGTGATCACGAACGGCCCGGTCAGCGTATCTACCGGCACCAACAGCGCCGCCAAGCAGCAGGCCATGGCGACCGCGCTGGCCGCCTCGATCAACGCCAAGACCGGCCTGAGCTACCAGTACGTGGCCTGCGTGCGCACGTCGTCGCCCTCGGGCGCGGCGCCGGCGTGCGGCAACTACGGCATCAACCTGGGCGCCGACAACGTCGTCGCGGTGGTGCCGGTCGACTGCGCGGCCGGCGTCAGCAAGTCGATCGGCGCCTGCGCGGTGGTGGCGGACGGCAGCCGCTCCGGCTGGGGCCTGAGCGTGAGTTCGCCGTCGGCGGTGGCGATTCCGGCGACCCAGCCGACCGCGCTGATCACGGTGTCGGGCAAGGCGGGCAGGAACGAGTCGCTGGCGTCGGGCACCAAGCTGGGCTCGACCACGCTGATCTCGACCAGCATCTCGTTTTCGAAGAACGACGACGGCACGGCCATCGCCGCCGACATCGCGAGCACGATCGGCACCAACGGCACGGTCAAGGCCTATATCGGCGGCGACAGCGTGAACCCGGTCTGCGCCGGCCAGACCGCCAACGTGGTCTGCCTGGTCGACACCACCGCCACCAGCGGCGGCAAGGCCGTCACCATGGGCGCGCTGATCAAGGGTACCGGCATCTCCTTCTCGACCACGGCGACCAGCGCGCCGGCGACCGCCGTCTACGATAATGTCCCGACCACCACCACCCCGCTGGGCGCAGGCGCCGCCGTGTTCGTGCGCACCGACATCGTGCCGACCGTGACCAGCTATCCGAAGGCGGCCGGCCGCACCGACTGCGCCGGCGCCACCTGCACCTACGACGAGGAGATGACCAACTTCGCCAACTGGTACGCCTACTACAAGACGCGCAACCAGATGATGAAGACCGCGGTCGGCCAGGCCTTCCAGCCGCTGAACTCGAACTACAACGTCGGCATCGTGTCGCTGTCCACCGCCGCGGCCCTGGGGGCGATGACCGCGCCGCGCCAGTTCACCGGCACCGACCGCAGCAACTGGTACGACAGCCTGTACGCCATGAACGGCAGCCAGTCGACCCCGCTCCGCCAGGCCCTGAACGCGATCGGCAAGATGTACGCGAACCAGAGTCCTTACACGACTGCCAGCGGCAAGGAAGTGGTGCAGTATCCCTGCCAGCAGAACTTCACCTTCGTCACCACCGATGGGTACTGGAACGGCGGCGCCGCCGACACGGTGGTCAACAACGACAACACGGTGAACACGGCGCGCTTCTGTACCCGCGGCAGCGGTTGCTACGACCCCAGGACCCAGAGCTACAACTCGCTGGCCGACGTCGCCCTGTACTGGTACAACGGCGGCTCGAACGATGCGCTGTCCTCGCTGCGCCCATCGCTCGAAGACTGGACCAAGCCCGGCCTGGTGCCGGCGCCGACCGGCGAGAACACGCGCCTGCACATGAACACCTATACCCTCGGCCTGGGGGTGGACGGCATCATGAACTACGAGCCGAAGTACGACACCGCGCCGGTGGTCGGCGGCGACTTCTACAACCTGATCACCGGCACCGCCACCGGCTGCCCGTGGAACAATAACGGCGCCTATGTCTGGCCGGACCCGCAGACCGGCGATTCGAGCGGTTCGGCAGCCTACCAGTCGCGCGTGGACGACCTCTGGCACGCGGCCATCAACGGCCATGGCAAATACTTCAGCGCATCCGATCCCAAGCAGGTGGTCGCGGGCCTGAGCTCGGCGCTGTCGAACATCCAGGTGCGGATCGGCGCGGCCGCCGCGGCGGCGACCTCGACCCCGAACATCTCGCAGCAGGACAACGACATCTTCTCCGACACCTTCACCACCGTGAAGTGGTACGGCGAACTGACCGACAAGAAGCTGGATCCGGTCACCGGTAACGTCAGCACCTCGGTGGTCTGGAACTCCTCGGACACGGTCGGCCGCAAGGTGGCAGCCGGGGCGGACACGCGCACGATCTGGATGCTCGATACCAGCACGACTCGCGGGCTGAAGAACTTCACCTACGCGGCCATGTCGGCGGTCGAGAAAGCCTGGTTCGACAACAAGTGTTCCGCGCTGTCCCAGTGCGCCAGCCTGTCGTCCAGCGACCGCGCCATCGTGAACAGCGGCGCGAATATCATCAACTGGCTGCGCGGCCAGCAGCAGTACGCCGACGGCACCGTGATGCGCGCCTATGCCCGCACCGACCACAACCCGACCGGCCTCGATGCGCCGATCCCGATCGTGCTGGGCGATATCGCGTCGTCCAAGCCGGCTTACCTGCGCGAGCCGCGCAAGGGCTACTCGGCGGCCGGCTACAGCGACTACAAGACGGCGCAGGCGAAACGCGCCGCGACCGTCTTTGTGGCGGCCAACGACGGCATGCTGCACGCCTTCGTCGCCGGCACCGGCGAGGAAATGTGGGCCTACGCGCCGCGCATCACGATGAAGAAGCTCTACCTGCAGGCCAGCACGACCTACGGCACCAACCACCAGTTCAGCACCGACGGTTCGCCCGAGGTGGCCGACGTGAAGATCGGGACCGACTGGCGCACCGTGCTGGTGGCCGGCCTGAACGCGGGCGGGCGCGGCTACTACGCGCTGGACGTCACCGATCCCGCCAATCCGAAGGCCTTGTGGGAGCTGTGCGCCGATCCGGCCGTTTGCAGCGGCACCAGCTACGACGGCGATATCGGCCTCTCGTTCGGCAATCCACAGTTCGGCACCTGGAAGGATGCCGCCGGCGTCGAGCACTGGGTGGTGTTCCTGACCTCGGGCTACAACAACGTGTCCGGCACCGACGGCGTCGCCAGCGGCACCGGCAAGGGCTACCTGTACGTGGTCGACGTCGGCACCGGCGTCGTGCTGGACAAGAGCAGCACCGGCGAAGGGGATGCGACGACGCCTTCCGGCTTCGCCAAGATCACCGCCGTCACCGCGAATCCGCTCACCGACCCGAAAGTGACCTATGTGTACGGTGGCGACAACAACGGCAAGATGTGGCGCTTCGACTACACGGCCGGCGGCAGCCCGCAGGTGCTGAAGATGGCCGACGCCGGCACCGGCCAGCCGGTCACCTCGCGTCCCGAAGTCACGCTGTGCCGGGTGTCCAGCACCAGCACCGACGGCACCGCCACGAACGGCGGCGCCAGCGTCGTGATCTTCGGCACCGGCCGCCTGCTGGACGTGAGCGACATCGGCAACACCGACGTGCAGAGCGTCTACGTGTTGAAGGACAGCGGCGCCGGCATCGCGGCGACCCAGTGGCGCAACGCGCAGAACATGTCGCGCCAGGTGCTGACCAAGGTCCCGGGCAACAACAGCGACATCTACACGATCAGCGGTCCGGCGATCGACCTGGGCAGCCAGGCCGGCTGGTACTTCGACCTCAACCAGAACACGGGCGAGCGCGTCAACCTGGATCCGAAGGTGGTGTTCGGCACGCTGAACGTGGTCACCAACCTCCCGACCTCGTCCTCGGCATGTTCGGTGGGCGGCACCAGCAACCTGTATCAGCTGGACGTCTGCACCGGCAGCCAGGTCGTGATCGACAACGATCTCGGCGAGATGGCCGGACGGACCCTGTCGAACAATGCGGCGGCGGTCGGCTTCATCATCGTGCGCCTGCCGAACGGCACGCTGAAGCTGGTCGCCACCACCGCCGACGGCGGCACCGTGTCGCTCAAGCTGCCGCCGTCCGAGAGCCTGGATGCGCGCAAGGCCGGCTGGCGCCGCGTGCGCGAGTAG
- a CDS encoding PilW family protein — translation MKARLHASGGFSLVELMISVVIGMLALLFAMRLLSGSEQNRQSAMGGSDSMQNGMLALFSISGDANQAGFGLNDPILAGCNTHFSDTGGYTLAPAKRGGADITPLAPVVIEHNDSGPDRVSFYSGTAVSGTATLSLTQDYASGARIYIDRNTYGFAQRDVIVVAPLQAGGDCSLAQLSDDPNALPPDQHYLVVSKSAAYRYNGGDLGASFGANAARVFNLGPGPSLSFHTWSVADGFLRLGATDIGGGGAGSAVADNIVSLKAQYGFDTRTGTAFNPDAGMQASQWSNTMIDADGDGVAGSAGDWQRIAAVRLAVVARSKNPERASAGAACSATSAKPVAFAMKAPAGVAAVPVTIEVAVAGDPVDWRCYRYRVFETIVPLRNASWRPSA, via the coding sequence ATGAAAGCCAGACTTCACGCCAGCGGCGGCTTTTCGCTCGTCGAACTCATGATCAGCGTCGTGATCGGCATGCTGGCGCTGCTGTTCGCCATGCGCCTGCTCAGCGGCTCGGAACAGAACCGCCAGTCGGCGATGGGCGGCTCGGACTCGATGCAGAACGGGATGCTTGCGCTGTTCTCGATCAGCGGCGACGCCAACCAGGCCGGCTTCGGTTTGAACGACCCGATCCTGGCCGGCTGCAATACGCACTTCAGCGACACCGGCGGCTACACGCTGGCCCCGGCCAAGCGCGGCGGCGCCGACATCACGCCGCTGGCGCCGGTCGTCATCGAACACAATGACAGCGGTCCGGACCGTGTCAGCTTCTATTCCGGCACCGCGGTGTCCGGCACCGCGACCTTGAGCCTGACGCAGGACTACGCCAGCGGCGCCCGCATCTACATCGACCGCAACACCTACGGTTTCGCGCAGCGCGACGTGATCGTGGTGGCGCCGCTGCAGGCGGGCGGCGACTGCTCTCTGGCGCAGCTGTCCGACGACCCGAACGCCCTGCCGCCGGACCAGCACTACCTGGTGGTCTCGAAGAGCGCGGCCTACCGCTACAACGGGGGCGACCTGGGCGCCAGCTTCGGCGCCAACGCGGCGCGCGTGTTCAACCTGGGTCCGGGTCCCTCGCTGTCCTTCCACACCTGGTCGGTTGCGGACGGCTTCCTGCGCCTCGGCGCGACCGACATCGGCGGCGGCGGGGCCGGTTCCGCCGTGGCAGACAACATCGTCTCGCTGAAGGCGCAATACGGCTTCGACACCCGGACCGGCACCGCCTTCAACCCCGACGCCGGCATGCAGGCCAGCCAGTGGTCGAACACCATGATCGACGCCGACGGCGACGGCGTGGCCGGCAGCGCCGGCGACTGGCAGCGCATCGCCGCGGTGCGCCTGGCGGTGGTCGCGCGCAGCAAGAATCCGGAGCGCGCGAGCGCCGGCGCGGCCTGCAGCGCCACCAGCGCCAAGCCGGTGGCCTTTGCGATGAAGGCGCCGGCCGGCGTCGCCGCGGTGCCGGTCACGATCGAGGTCGCGGTCGCCGGCGACCCGGTCGACTGGCGCTGCTACCGCTACCGCGTTTTCGAAACCATCGTCCCGCTGCGCAATGCGAGCTGGAGGCCGAGCGCATGA